A stretch of Carya illinoinensis cultivar Pawnee chromosome 14, C.illinoinensisPawnee_v1, whole genome shotgun sequence DNA encodes these proteins:
- the LOC122293840 gene encoding receptor-like protein 2 has translation MAARDLLFNLFLIGIFCINHACNQIDRDCLLSLPFDTSSPRLNWSNSLDCCHWEGISCDHSARVTHIWLPFKGLRGRLSPLLGNLTRLSHFNLSHNSFSGPLPTGIFSSLNQLEVLDLSYNQLNGDISLQFASNGSSNGLPSSIQIVDLSSNDFNGLIQYWLLQQAWNLTKLNVSHNSFTGPIPSSLCINSPFVRLLDFSSNNHNGEIPKGLEECSRLEVFRAGFNFLSGFLPEDLYGASELEEISLPSNNISGSISNSIVNLTKLINLELYDNELSGKLPMDMGKLSKLKHLLLYTNFLTGALPPSLMNCTNLVTLNLRHNFFGGDISTLNFSTLHQLTILDLWKNEFTGTLPVSLFSCKFLRAIRLASNKLGGQIRPEIVQLKFLVFLSLSYNTLTNITGAVKILAHCKTLNVLLLTGNFLNEAIPTDDSIVGFDGFKSLEYLGLTHCKLTGQIPTWLSKLKNLQVLGLSFNRITGSIPGWLSTLPRLFRLNLSDNLISGEFPKEICALPTLVSDQAPIDDSSLILSIFATVNGTFLEFSSLSNLGPWISVANNNLSGNIPIEIGRLKQLHGLNFSHNNFIGNIPDQISELTNLERLDLSGNQLFGEIPASLSRLHFLHQFSVANNNLHGAIPLGTQLQSFDASAYEGNPQLCGAPLPHECASIIGNNNDIQKDKDGLGFRWLHISTVLGFITGFLGILRSDPMETEEAVLRLPPFPITTMPNPTPK, from the exons ATGGCTGCTCGTGATCTCCTCTTCAACTTGTTTCTCATTGGCATTTTCTGTATTAATCATGCATGCAACCAGATAGACCGCGACTGTCTCTTGTCCTTACCCTTCGATACATCATCTCCACGTTTAAATTGGTCTAATTCCCTTGATTGCTGTCATTGGGAAGGTATTTCTTGTGATCATTCAGCTCGAGTCACCCATATTTGGTTACCTTTTAAAGGTCTCAGAGGGAGACTGTCTCCCCTTCTTGGAAACCTCACACGTCTCTCTCATTTCAACCTCTCTCACAATTCATTTTCAGGTCCCCTCCCAACTGGAATCTTTTCATCCTTAAATCAACTTGAGGTCCTTGATTTGAGCTACAACCAACTAAATGGAGATATATCACTCCAGTTTGCATCGAATGGTTCATCAAATGGGTTGCCTTCCTCGATTCAAATAGTTGACCTTTCTAGCAATGACTTCAATGGGTTGATCCAATATTGGCTCCTCCAACAAGCTTGGAATTTGACCAAGCTCAATGTCAGCCACAATAGTTTCACAGGTCCTATTCCTTCCTCTCTTTGCATCAACTCCCCCTTTGTCCGACTCCTTGATTTTTCTTCCAATAATCATAATGGAGAAATTCCCAAGGGACTAGAGGAATGTTCCAGACTAGAGGTTTTCAGAGCAGGTTTTAACTTTCTCTCAGGATTTCTTCCAGAAGATCTCTACGGTGCATCAGAATTAGAAGAAATCTCCTTACCTTCTAATAACATTTCAGGATCCATCAGCAATAGCATTGTGAACCTTACCAAACTCATCAACCTTGAGTTATATGACAATGAATTGAGTGGAAAGCTACCAATGGATATGGGAAAGCTCTCCAAATTGAAGCATCTACTCCTCTATACAAACTTCTTAACGGGTGCTCTGCCGCCATCTCTAATGAATTGCACAAATCTCGTGACCTTGAATTTACGCCACAATTTCTTTGGTGGAGATATCTCCACCCTAAACTTTTCTACTCTTCATCAACTTACTATACTCGACCTTTGGAAAAATGAGTTTACTGGCACTTTGCCAGTGAGCCTTTTTTCATGCAAGTTCCTAAGAGCAATCCGACTTGCTAGTAACAAACTCGGAGGACAAATTCGACCAGAGATTGTTCAATTGAAGTTCTTAGTTTTCCTTTCACTCAGTTACAACACATTAACCAACATCACAGGAGCAGTCAAGATTCTGGCACATTGCAAGACTCTCAACGTACTCCTCCTTACTGGAAATTTTCTGAACGAGGCCATTCCAACAGATGACAGCATAGTTGGTTTCGATGGATTCAAAAGTCTCGAATATTTGGGTCTTACTCATTGTAAGTTGACTGGTCAAATACCCACATGGCTATCTAAGCTTAAGAACTTACAAGTCTTGGGTCTAAGCTTCAATCGTATCACAGGCTCAATTCCTGGTTGGTTGTCGACTCTTCCGAGGCTCTTTCGTTTAAACTTATCTGATAATCTGATTTCAGGTGAATTCCCAAAAGAAATTTGTGCATTGCCAACGTTAGTATCAGACCAGGCTCCCATAGACGATAGTTCTTTGATTTTATCCATTTTTGCCACAGTGAATGGTACCTTTCTTGAGTTCAGTTCCCTCTCCAACTTGGGACCATGGATATCCGTTGCAAACAACAATCTTAGTGGCAACATTCCCATTGAGATCGGTCGATTGAAGCAGCTTCATGGATTGAATTTTAGCCATAACAACTTCATAGGCAACATTCCAGACCAAATATCAGAGCTTACAAACTTAGAAAGACTTGATCTATCTGGAAACCAATTGTTTGGCGAAATACCAGCATCGCTATCAAGGTTGCATTTCTTGCATCAGTTTAGTGTTGCAAACAATAATCTCCATGGAGCTATACCTTTAGGCACTCAACTCCAGAGCTTTGACGCCTCTGCATATGAAGGCAATCCTCAACTTTGTGGTGCCCCTCTTCCCCATGAGTGTGCCTCTATTATTGGTAACAACAACGACATTCAAAAGGACAAAGATGGACTTGGATTTCGATGGCTTCATATTAGCACGGTGCTTGGCTTCATTACAGGATTTTTGGGA ATACTCAGATCAGACCCAATGGAGACAGAGGAAGCTGTTCTCCGATTGCCTCCTTTCCCTATTACCACCATGCCAAATCCCACCCCTAAATGA